Proteins from a genomic interval of Nautilia sp. PV-1:
- a CDS encoding TolC family protein, translated as MKKFLFISAALSSLLLAKTVNFDTVLKESLNNNLELKAKKLNIDKAKADLKTAKGYDWGKLVFSEEISRSNNAMYVFGMKLESREATFRDFGFADFLSAWGSGATPDQLLAIQPKDLNYPGSRSNFKTKFVYEVPIFTGFKLKYAKEMAKLQVLANKFKYAHDKNKLAIEVLKAYNGAVAAKYFIKALQKAKQTTSSFVKMITEFKKVGMATDTDLLQAKKRDSEVAAMLVEAKNKYALALSYLRFLSGDDSISNVGDFKVIVSPNADLKELEKLALQNRNDLKWMQKNVETMQKKVKMDSSVKYPTIGAHLEYGWNDNQLNNISADKDYYVAAVGLNYNIFDNSEKAKIEKSKIEALQTAYYYKYMKKGVKLQVEQKYLDLRAKAAVLKNKIINRDLAEEILKKYEYMYKQGMINMTILLMKEADARKARAELIKAKYDEALAAAELKAALGDLVKESK; from the coding sequence ATGAAAAAATTCTTGTTTATTTCAGCCGCTTTGTCAAGTCTGCTTTTAGCTAAAACGGTTAATTTCGATACCGTGCTTAAAGAAAGTTTAAATAACAACTTGGAGCTAAAGGCTAAAAAGCTTAACATTGACAAAGCTAAAGCTGATTTAAAAACAGCCAAGGGATATGACTGGGGTAAACTTGTTTTCAGCGAAGAGATTAGCAGAAGCAATAACGCAATGTATGTTTTCGGCATGAAGCTTGAAAGCAGGGAAGCTACTTTTAGGGATTTCGGTTTTGCAGATTTTTTAAGTGCATGGGGGAGCGGAGCGACTCCTGATCAGCTTTTGGCTATTCAGCCTAAGGATTTGAATTATCCTGGCAGCAGAAGCAATTTCAAAACAAAATTTGTTTATGAAGTTCCTATTTTTACAGGATTTAAATTAAAATATGCCAAAGAAATGGCAAAACTGCAGGTTCTTGCAAATAAATTCAAATATGCTCATGACAAAAACAAACTGGCAATAGAAGTGTTAAAGGCATATAACGGTGCCGTAGCGGCTAAATATTTTATTAAAGCTCTTCAAAAAGCCAAACAGACAACCAGCAGCTTTGTAAAAATGATTACCGAATTTAAGAAAGTCGGAATGGCAACGGATACTGATCTTCTTCAGGCAAAAAAAAGAGACAGCGAAGTAGCGGCAATGCTTGTGGAAGCAAAAAATAAATATGCTCTTGCTCTTTCTTATCTCAGATTTTTAAGCGGGGATGACAGTATAAGCAATGTAGGCGACTTTAAGGTGATTGTTTCGCCTAATGCGGATTTAAAAGAGCTTGAAAAACTTGCGCTCCAGAACAGAAACGATTTAAAATGGATGCAGAAAAACGTTGAAACAATGCAGAAAAAAGTAAAAATGGATTCTTCTGTAAAATATCCTACAATAGGTGCGCACCTTGAATACGGCTGGAATGACAATCAGCTTAATAACATCAGTGCGGACAAAGATTATTATGTGGCGGCTGTAGGGCTTAATTATAATATTTTCGATAACAGCGAAAAAGCCAAAATAGAAAAAAGTAAAATCGAAGCGCTTCAGACTGCTTATTATTACAAATATATGAAAAAAGGCGTAAAACTTCAGGTTGAACAGAAATATTTAGACCTGAGAGCAAAAGCGGCTGTACTTAAAAATAAAATTATTAACAGAGATTTAGCGGAAGAAATACTTAAAAAATACGAATATATGTATAAACAGGGAATGATTAATATGACAATTCTTTTAATGAAAGAGGCGGATGCCAGAAAAGCCAGAGCGGAGCTTATTAAGGCTAAATATGATGAAGCGCTTGCTGCGGCTGAATTAAAAGCGGCATTAGGAGATTTAGTAAAGGAGAGTAAATGA
- the typA gene encoding translational GTPase TypA, protein MKNIRNIAVIAHVDHGKTTLVDELLKQSGTLDERKELGERVMDSNDLEKERGITILSKNTAIKWNDYKINIIDTPGHSDFGGEVERVLKMVDGVLLLVDAQEGVMPQTKFVVKKALSLGLKPILVVNKIDKPAAEPDRVVDEVFDLFVSMGASEDQLEFPIIYAAAKNGIAKWELEDDNENMTPIFEAIVEHIPAPTGEEDKPLQMQVFTLDYDNFVGRIGIARIFNGSVSKGESVTLVKASGEKINGRITKLLGFLGLDRVEIDKASAGDIVAIAGFSALDVGDTIADKDNPVGLDPLHIEEPTISVIMSVNDSPLAGTEGKNVTAPKLRDRLFKEMETNIAMKIEELGEGKFKVSGRGELQIAILAENLRREDFEFSLSRPEVIIKEENGVKLEPYEYVVVDVPEEYSGAVIEKLGTRGGIMKNMMPLSDGSTRIEFEMPARGLIGYRGEFMTDTKGEGVLNSSFLDFRPATTKPYTRKNGALISMENGVAVGYAIFNLQERGRMFIKPGDKVYNGMIVGEHSRSNDLEVNPIKGKNLTNVRASGSDEAIKLVPPVEMTLERALEWIEDDELVEVTPQSIRVRKKYLDPSVRKRMSKNKK, encoded by the coding sequence ATGAAAAATATTAGAAATATTGCGGTTATCGCACACGTTGACCATGGTAAAACTACACTGGTTGACGAACTTCTAAAACAGTCAGGAACTCTTGACGAAAGAAAAGAACTAGGCGAAAGGGTAATGGATTCTAACGACCTGGAAAAAGAAAGAGGTATTACTATTTTAAGTAAGAATACCGCAATAAAATGGAACGATTACAAAATTAATATTATCGATACGCCGGGACACAGCGATTTCGGAGGAGAAGTTGAGAGGGTTTTAAAAATGGTTGACGGCGTTCTGCTTCTTGTTGACGCACAAGAAGGGGTTATGCCTCAGACTAAATTCGTTGTAAAAAAAGCTCTTTCACTGGGATTAAAACCTATTTTAGTAGTAAATAAAATAGATAAACCAGCTGCAGAGCCGGACAGAGTCGTGGATGAGGTTTTTGACCTTTTTGTAAGTATGGGTGCGAGTGAAGACCAGCTTGAGTTTCCTATTATTTATGCTGCAGCTAAAAACGGTATAGCAAAATGGGAGCTTGAAGACGACAATGAAAATATGACTCCGATATTCGAAGCTATAGTGGAACATATTCCTGCACCTACCGGTGAAGAGGATAAACCTCTTCAAATGCAGGTATTTACACTTGATTACGATAATTTCGTAGGTAGAATAGGTATTGCAAGAATTTTCAACGGGAGTGTAAGTAAAGGTGAAAGCGTAACGCTGGTTAAAGCTAGTGGAGAAAAAATAAACGGCAGAATTACCAAACTGTTAGGTTTTCTTGGACTTGACAGGGTTGAGATTGATAAAGCAAGTGCGGGGGATATTGTTGCTATTGCTGGGTTCAGTGCACTTGATGTCGGAGATACTATTGCAGACAAAGACAATCCTGTAGGTCTTGACCCTCTACATATCGAAGAGCCTACAATCAGCGTAATTATGAGCGTTAACGATTCTCCTCTTGCAGGAACAGAAGGTAAAAACGTAACCGCTCCTAAGCTTAGAGACAGACTTTTTAAAGAGATGGAAACAAATATCGCAATGAAAATTGAAGAGCTAGGCGAAGGTAAATTTAAAGTATCAGGAAGAGGTGAGCTTCAGATAGCCATCCTTGCTGAAAACTTAAGAAGAGAAGATTTTGAGTTTTCACTTTCACGTCCGGAAGTAATTATCAAAGAAGAAAACGGTGTTAAGTTAGAGCCGTATGAATACGTAGTGGTTGACGTTCCTGAAGAGTACAGCGGTGCGGTAATCGAAAAACTCGGAACCCGTGGCGGAATTATGAAAAACATGATGCCTTTAAGCGACGGTTCTACAAGAATCGAATTCGAAATGCCTGCACGCGGGCTTATCGGATACAGAGGTGAATTTATGACAGATACTAAAGGTGAGGGTGTTCTTAACAGCTCATTTTTAGATTTCAGACCTGCGACTACAAAACCTTATACAAGAAAAAACGGTGCGCTTATTTCTATGGAAAACGGGGTTGCCGTAGGTTATGCGATATTCAACCTGCAAGAGAGAGGAAGAATGTTTATAAAACCTGGTGATAAAGTGTATAACGGTATGATAGTGGGAGAACACAGCAGAAGCAACGACCTTGAAGTTAATCCTATTAAAGGTAAAAACCTTACAAACGTGAGAGCCAGCGGCAGTGATGAAGCTATCAAACTTGTTCCTCCTGTTGAAATGACGCTTGAAAGAGCGCTTGAGTGGATAGAAGACGATGAGCTTGTGGAAGTTACTCCTCAGTCTATCCGTGTTAGAAAAAAATACCTTGATCCTTCAGTAAGAAAAAGAATGTCAAAAAATAAAAAATAA